The DNA region GGCACCGCCCCGGAACCTCCTCGTATCTGTAAACAGATCAGCATTCTTAAGGTCATATTAAAAAAGGAGGAAATCAGAATGAACGAAAACACAAATGCAACTGCCGCAGCAAAATTTACGGAGTTTATCAGAAACGAACTTAAAGGCTGGAAAGCAGGAGAGATCTTCTGGCTGATATTCGCAAACGCTGCTCTGCTTGCCATATCGCTGTATCTCCATGACACGCCCGTCAGCATACTTGCATCACTCACCGGCGTAACATGCGTCATACTTGTCGGAAAAGGAAAAATGTCCAACTACATCTTCGGTACCGTCAACGTTCTTCTTTATGCCTGCGTCGCATGGAAAGCAAAGTACTACGGTGATGTAATGCTGAATCTTGCCTACTACTTCCCTACCAACATTCTCGGATGGTTCATGTGGAAAAAGAACATCGACACTGAAACCCAGGTAGTACAGAAAAAGCGAATGACCGTCAGACAGGACATTGCGGTCGCAGTCCTGAGCGCTGCCGGAATATTCGGATACAGCTGGGTCCTTAAGCTTTTAGGCGGCAATCTTCCGCTTGTGGACAGCATGAGCACAGTTCTTTCCGTTGTCGCACAGATACTCATGATAAAAAGATTTACCGAACAGTGGATCGTCTGGATACTCGTCGATGCTGTATCGGTCATCATGTGGGTGGTGGCCTTCATGAACGAAGGCGACAGCGTTGCCGTTCTGCTTATGTGGATAATCTTCCTGCTCAATGCCGTTATCATGTTTATCAAGTGGTACAGGGAATCGGCAGAGGAAAAGACAGAAAATCCTGTAAAGAAGACCGTACAGGAGTAACGGCAGATGAAGGAACAGATCATACATCAGAAGATTTCCGTCGCGGTTGATGTCCTGATATTTACTATAGAAGACGAAAAGCTGAAAATCGTGCTTGCAAAACGTGAAGCGCCTCCTTTTGAAGGTGTATTCGCGCTGCCGGGTGTATCGCTCCGTGAATCCGAGACACCTGAAGAGGCCGCCGAAC from Ruminococcus sp. HUN007 includes:
- the pnuC gene encoding nicotinamide riboside transporter PnuC, coding for MNENTNATAAAKFTEFIRNELKGWKAGEIFWLIFANAALLAISLYLHDTPVSILASLTGVTCVILVGKGKMSNYIFGTVNVLLYACVAWKAKYYGDVMLNLAYYFPTNILGWFMWKKNIDTETQVVQKKRMTVRQDIAVAVLSAAGIFGYSWVLKLLGGNLPLVDSMSTVLSVVAQILMIKRFTEQWIVWILVDAVSVIMWVVAFMNEGDSVAVLLMWIIFLLNAVIMFIKWYRESAEEKTENPVKKTVQE